Proteins encoded by one window of Kribbella flavida DSM 17836:
- a CDS encoding carbohydrate ABC transporter permease: protein MAVQASAGTLRKQRARASAGVRGYGRATPYLFLAPYLLLFLVFVIGPALFGIWMSLHDWDFQLPGKPFVGLQNYKDLFDPLSATAEPFWHGMRATGIFTLASVPFLVAIPLALAVLLNRKFPGRTFFRAVYFAPYVLGVAVIGLMFRYILDTTFGILNAFLGLFGIPEIGWTTEQPWAFVALVAVTVWWTAGFNAIIYLAGLQDIPAEQYEAAELDGANTWQQFRNVTLPGLRPVTVFIVTITLLASANMFGQALLITQGGPGDTTRTALMVITDTGFSQFRMGQAAAMSYLLAIFLSIVALITFALMRERKS, encoded by the coding sequence GCCAGCGCGGGCACGCTGCGCAAGCAGCGCGCCCGCGCCTCCGCGGGTGTGCGTGGCTACGGCCGCGCGACGCCGTACCTGTTCCTCGCGCCGTATCTGCTGCTGTTCCTGGTGTTCGTGATCGGGCCGGCCCTGTTCGGCATCTGGATGAGCCTGCACGACTGGGACTTCCAGCTGCCCGGCAAGCCGTTCGTCGGGCTGCAGAACTACAAGGACCTGTTCGACCCGCTGTCGGCGACCGCCGAGCCGTTCTGGCACGGCATGCGGGCGACCGGCATCTTCACGCTCGCGTCGGTGCCGTTCCTGGTGGCGATCCCGCTCGCGCTGGCGGTGCTGCTGAACCGGAAGTTCCCGGGCCGGACCTTCTTCCGGGCCGTGTACTTCGCGCCGTACGTGCTGGGCGTGGCGGTCATCGGCCTGATGTTCCGCTACATCCTGGACACCACGTTCGGCATCCTGAACGCGTTCCTCGGGCTGTTCGGCATCCCGGAGATCGGCTGGACCACGGAGCAGCCGTGGGCGTTCGTCGCGCTGGTCGCGGTGACCGTGTGGTGGACGGCCGGCTTCAACGCGATCATCTACCTGGCCGGCCTGCAGGACATCCCGGCCGAGCAGTACGAGGCGGCCGAGCTGGACGGCGCGAACACCTGGCAGCAGTTCCGCAACGTCACCCTGCCGGGCCTGCGTCCGGTCACCGTCTTCATCGTCACGATCACGCTGCTGGCCAGCGCGAACATGTTCGGCCAGGCGCTGCTGATCACCCAGGGCGGTCCCGGTGACACCACCCGGACGGCGCTGATGGTGATCACCGACACCGGCTTCAGCCAGTTCCGGATGGGGCAGGCCGCGGCGATGAGCTACCTGCTCGCGATCTTCCTGTCGATCGTCGCGCTGATCACGTTCGCACTGATGAGGGAGCGCAAGTCATGA